In the Aster yellows witches'-broom phytoplasma AYWB genome, AAAATTAGAAACTATTTCTAATTGTTTGAAATCGGGAGAGTGGGTTGATGTAAAACCAATTTGCAAACCAAAAGTTAAGACATAACTAATAAAAGCTAGACTTGCATAAGGAAAGGCTTTTTTGAGATTATTAAGTAAAAAGTTTTCACTGATAATTTCGTTATTTTTTTCAAAAGATAAAAAAAGCGAAGGAATGCCAATTGACCAATAGTCCATGACAAATTGCAATTTCAAAGGGGATAACGGATAGTAGCAAGGAAGCCTTAAAAAATTAAAGAAAATAACAGCAATTGCAAGCATAAAAGCAATAATAGTTTTGGTAAAAAACAAAATAGAGATTTTATCTAAATTGTTAATAATTCTTCTACCTTCAAAAACTACTTTAGGCATGGAAGAAAAATTAGAATCCATCAAAACTAAATTAGCAATATTACAAGTAGCTTGGCTACCTGATGCCATTGCAATGGAAAGATCGGCTTCTTTTAGGGCTAAAATATCATTTACACCATCGCCTGTCATGGCAACTTTTTGTCCTGTTTGTTTAAAAGTTTGAATTAAGATTTTTTTTTGTTGGGGTGAAGTTCTTCCAAAAACATTGTATTGAGTAGCTATTTGGATGACTTCTTGATCAGAAAGCCCTTCTAAACTGATGGTTTTATAAGCATCAATAATACCTACTCTTTGAGCTATTTGAGAAACTGCAACATGATTATCACCAGAAATTACTTTAACACAAACGCCATTTTTCTGAAAAAAATCAATGGTAGTGACTGCGTCTTTTTTAATGGTATCTTCAATGATAATTAAAGCTAAAGGGATGCATGGTATGTCATGTAATTTTTGGTGTTTACAATTTATTTGAGAAATACAAGGCTCAGCGCTTTTAGCTAATAAAAGTACTCGATAACCTAATTGGGTATGAGTTTCAAAATCTTTTTTAATAAGATGAAAATTGTTTTTTAAAATAAATTCAGGTGCGCCCAAAAAAATGGTTCCTAAATTTTTAAACTCAACTGCACTATATTTTCTTGCGCTGGAAAAAGGAAGGCTTTGGGAGATTTGATAAAGGGTTGAAGGAGCAAAAGTGTTGGGGCTAAATTTGTTTATTAAAGCATTATAAGTGCTATTAGAAGTGGGACAAGCAGATAAAAAAGAGTTCATTAATTTAGCAAAATCAAATTCTTTAGGGTGATAAGGAATAACTTTTTTAACTTGCATAGTACCATCAGTAATAGTTCCTGTTTTGTCGAGGCATAAAGTGTTTATTTGAGCTAACATTTCGATTCCAAATAGATTTTGGGCATAAGTTTTTTGTTTTGCTAAACGTACAAAACCTACTGCCAAAGAAATGTTGGTCAGCAAAAAAAGCCCCAAAGGAAGCATTGCTATCATCATGCCACACAAACCTAGTAAGGAATTTTGCCTGAAATCTGATATTTTATTATTTTCTTTATTAAAAGCAAAAAAGGCTAAAATAATAGCAAAAAGTGTGACAAAAATAATGATTGTTTTGATTAACGAAGATAAACTTTGCATCAAAGGAGTGATCGGTTTTTTGTATTTTTTAGCTTCTTGAGAAACTTTTTCAATATACATATCACTTCCTACGGCTACAATTTCGGCATAACTTTGACCTGATACCACGTAGCTACCAGAATATAAAAAATCGTTTTCTTTTTTAACAACTAATTTAGATTCACCAGTTAGAAGCGATTCGTTAACTTCTAAAACACCCGATTTTACCTTGGCATCAGCTACAATTTGTTCGCCTGCTTCCAAAAATAAAAGATCTTCTAAAACCAAATCAGAAGAAAAAACTTTTTCTTTTTGGCTATTTCTTATTACTTGGGAATAGCTTTTCATCAACAAAGATACTTTGTCAAGAGTTATTTTAGCTTTAATTTCTTGAATAACGCTAATAAAAAAATTGGTTAAAGAAACTACTAAAAAAAATAAATGTTCATATTGTTCTATGAAAATAATGATTAATGCTACAATTAAAATCAACAAATTAAGATAATTTAAGAAATTACTAAATAAGATATCTTTAATGCTTTTAGAATTTTTATAGTTAGAAGCATTAACTTGACCCGCATTTTTTTTTTGTTCTACTTGCTTGTTAGTTAGCCCTTTAAGGTTTTTTTTTGTTGCGATATTGGGATTATTTAAAGATTCATTCATGCACAAACCACCACACTTTTCTTAAATAATATCGGCATTTTTAATAAATTAATGCGTATTGGTAATAATTTTTGAAAGCAAAACTAAGAGTTTTTTTCTTGTGTTTTTTTGGGCAAAAGCAAAAAATCAATTCTTCCGCGTTCGTTGATTTTGGTGCATTTAACCAAAACTGTTTCACCTATTTTTAAAACATCGGTGATTTTTTGAAATTTCATTTTATTAACGTGGATAAGCCCTTCGATTCCTGGACAAACTTGTGCCACAGCTCCAATCATTTTTCCTTGTTTATCACTTAAAAAACGTAAAATAGAGGCTTGATAGCAAGTGCCTACTTGAATTTCTTGGATTAAACTTTCAATAAAAGCGACTGTTTTTTTAACTGTTTCTAAGTTGGAATGCATTACAAAAACGCGTCCGTCTTGTTCAATATCAATTTTTACACCATCATGAGATTCAATAATTTGATTGATGATTTTGCCACCACTTCCGATAATATCACGAATTTTTTCTGGTTTTATTTGCATCATACAAACTTTAGGGGCGTACTTTGAAACTTCTAAACGAGGTTGAGAAATTGTTTGGTTCATTTGTTCTAAAATATGAAGGCGTCCTTTTTTGGCTTGTAAAAAAGCTTCTTGCAAAATTTTAAAAGGGATCCCTTGGATTTTAAGATCCATTTGTAAAGCAGTAATTCCTTTGTTGGTACCTGCTATTTTTAAATCCATGTCTCCAACGTGGTCTTCTAAACCTTGGATATCACTTAAAATAACGTATTTATTGGTTTCTTGGTCAAAAACTAATCCTACTGAAATTCCTGCAACGGCTTTTTTTAAAGGAACCCCTGATGCCATTAATGCCAAAGAAGAAGAGCAAACAGTGGCTTGAGAAGAAGAACCGTTAGATTCTAGAATTTCAGAAACTACTCTAATAGTGTAGGGAAAATCTTTTTCTTCGGGCAAAACTTGAGATATGGCTTTTTCGGCAAGAGTGCCGTGTCCGATTTCTCGTCTGCTAGGAGCAGTATAACGACCAACTGCACCAACTGAAAAAGGAGGAAAGTTATAATGAAGCATAAAACGTTTATTTTGTTCGTCACTTAGACCGTCAATAATTTTGCTTTCTGATAAACAGCCCAAGGTCACTGCAGCAAGGCTTTGAGTTTTTCCTCTGGTAAACAAAGCAGAACCATGAGCGCGGGGCAACAAATCAATTTGGGATTCGAGGGTTCTTATTTCTTCTAATTCTCTTTTATCTGGTCGTATTTTTTCTTGTAAAATTAAAGAACGCATTTCTTGTTTGGATAATTTTTGAAATAAGTTTTCTGTTATTTGTAAATGTTTTTTGTGGGCTTCGTAATCAAAAACAGTAATAGCGTCAATAGTTTTGAAAAAAGGAGTTTGTTTGGCTTGGTCTAGGATTTGTTCTTTTAATTGTTGTAAATCATTTTTGCTATTGCAACTTAAAATAGCTTGTTTAACTTGGGAATGGTTTTTAGCAAAAAAGGATTGTTGTTGAATTTGTTCAGTTTGATGCAAGGTTTTTGTCATTTTGACAGGTGCAAATTGTTGCTTGATATTTTCTTGAAATAAGCACAGTTTTTTAATGTATTGGTGTGCAAAATTAATGGCTTCTAAAAAGTCTTGTTCGCTAACTTCATTGGCGTGTGCTTCTATCATAGTAACGTTGTGTTTGGTGCCTGCAACAATCAAATGTAGAGTAGAATTGGCAAGTTGTTGCAAAGTGGGATTGATGATAAATTCATTGTTGATTTTTCCTACATAAACTCCAGAAATGGCTTCAAAAAAGGGTATTTCAGAAATCAATAAAGAAAGAGAGCTTCCAAGCATAGAGGCAAGTTCGCTTTTAAAATCAGGGTCTAAGCTTAAAACTGTATTAATTACTTGAACTTCTTGTTGAAAATAATCAGGGAATAATGGGCGTAATGAACGGTCAATGAGGCGTGAAGTGAGGATTTCGTGGTCGTTGGAACGCCCTTCGCGGCGTAAAAAACTGCCAGGAATTTTTCCAGCAGCGTATAATTTTTCTTGATAAATAACAGTAAGAGGTAAAAAATCAAGATTATTGGGTTTACGACTAAAAACCATAGTTGTAAGAACCACTGTATCTTGGTAGCGCACTAAAATAGAAGAATCAACGTTTCTGGCGTAAGTTCCTATTTCAACTTGAAAAGAATCTTTTAAATTAGTAGTTTCAAAAACTTTTTTTAACACTTGAGATACTCCTTTAAGTAACTTGGTTGGGGTGACAATTTTGGATGTGATAAAAAAATATATAAAAATAAAAAGCTAGAGTTTGAATTGATTTCAACAAACTAGCTTAATAATTAGATAATTATTTTAATTTTAAGTGATATTTATAAAAAATCAATTTAAAATTATTTTCTTAAAAAAAGAGAATTTTGTTAAAAAAATAAGTCAATTATTGATTGTAAAATTGACTTAATAAATTAGAAAATACTAATTTAAAAAATGGGTTTCAAGGACAAAAGAAAAAACACAACAAAAGATGGCGCCCACGCTAGGACTCGAACCTAGGACCCTCTGATTAACAGTCAGATGCTCTAACCAACTGAGCTACGTAGGCAAATTTTTGGTAGAGGATGAGGGACTTGAACCCCCGACATTCTGCTTGTAAGGCAGACGCTCTCCCAACTGAGCTAATCCTCTTTTTTATTCTTTTTTATAAAGCAAACCTTGGCACTCCCTATCTTCGCTCAATAAAGAACTATTGTCAGTACTAAGGACTTAACTGCTGTGTTCGGGATGGGAACAGGTGTTGCCCCTTAGTTTTATGCACCAAGGATCTTTCAAAACTAGATAAACGTTGGTATTTAAAAAATCAAAGTCAATGGGTCTATTAGTACTAGTCAGCTGAAAAGATCACTCTTCTTACACCTCTAGCCTATCAACCTGATAGTCTTTCAGGGACCTCATAGGGAAATCTCATCTTAAGGGGGGCTTCACACTTAGATGCTTTCAGTGTTTATCCCTTCTATACATAGCTACTCAGCTGTGGCTCTGGCGAACCAACTGAAACACCAGCGGTATATCCATCCCGGTCTTCTCATACTAGGGACAGTTCCTTTCAAATTTCCAACGCCCACGACGGATAGAGACCGAACTGTCTCACGACGTTCTGAACCCAGCTCGCGTTCCGCTTTAATGGGCGAACAGCCCAACCCTTGGAACCTTCTCCAGCTCCAGGATGCGATGAGCCGACATCGAGGTGCCAAACCGCTTCGTCGCTGTGAACGCTTGGAAGCGATAAGCCTGTTATCCCCAGGGTAGCTTTTATCCGTTGAGTCACGGCCCTTCCATTCGGTACCGTAAGATCACTAAGTCCGACTTTCGTCCCTGCTCGACTTGTAAGTCTTGCAGTCAAGCTCCCTTATGCCTTTATGCTCTACAAATGATTTCCAACCATTTTGAGGGAACCTTCGAACGCCTCCGTTACTCTTTAGGAGGCGACCGCCCCAGTCAAACTGCCCACCAAACACTGTCCCTCACATTACACATGTGCAGGTTAGAAACTAAAAATAACAAGGGTGGTATCCCAAGGACAACTCCAGAAAAACTAGCGTTTTTCTCTCACAGTTTCCCACCTATCCTGTACATCTTATTTCCAATTTCAATATTAAGTTGCAGTAAAGCTCCATGGGGTCTTTTCGTCCTGTCGCGGGTAACCGGCATTTTCACCGGTAATTTGATTTCACCGAGGCTCTTGTTGAGACAGCGCCCAAATCGTTATGCCTTTCGTGCGGGTCGGAACTTACCCGACAAGGAATTTCGCTACCTTAGGACCGTTATAGTTACGGCCGCCGTTTACTGGGACTTCAATTCAATGCTTTGTTGCCTGACATCTCCTTTTAATCTTCCAGCACCGGGCAGGCATCAGCCCCTATACATCACCTTACGGTTTAGCAGAGACCTATGTTTTTGATAAACAGTCGCTTGGGCCTATTCTCTGCGGCTTTTAGTTTTAATAAAAGCTCTCCTTATCCCTAAGTTACGGAGTAATTTTGCCGAGTTCCTTAACAAGAGTTTGCTCGCGCGTCTTAGTATACTCTACCTACCCACCTGTGTCGGTTTGCGGTACGGGTAGTTAATCAATTAGCCCTAGAAGTTTTTCTTGAAAGTATGACATCAATCACTTTACTTTCAAACCTTATCTTTTAAATGAGAAAACGGATTTGCCTGTCTTCTCAGACTTAGTTTTTCTGCCCCAATCCAATAAGGGGGGTGTTTAGCCTGCTTTGTCCCTCCATCAGTTGATTAACTAGTGCAGGAATCTCAGCCTGCTTGCCATCGATTACGGATTTCTCCCTCACCTTAGGACCCGACTAACCCAGGGAGGACGAACCTGGCCCTGGAAACCTTGGGTTTTTGACGGATAGGATTCTCACCTATCTTTTCGTTACTTACACCGGCATTCTCACTTCTGACCTCTCCACCACTGCTTCCGCTATGGCTTCACTGATGTCAGAACGCTTCCCCTACCATTCAAATAACTAAGAAGTCATTTGAATCCGTAGCTTCGGTATGATGTTTTAGCCCCGGTACATTTTCGGCGCAGAGTCATTCGACTAGTGAGCTATTACGCACTCTTTAAAGGATGGCTGCTTCTAAGCCAACCTCCTAGTTGTTTAAACGTCTTCACTTCCTTTGCCACTTAACATCAATTTTGGGACCTTAGCTGACGGTCTGGGCTCTTTCCCTTTTGACCATGGACCTTATCACCCACAGTCTGACTGCTGATTTTATTTGGTAACATTCGGAGTTTGATTGAGTTCGGTACCCCGAGGTGGAGCCCTTACTCATTCAGTGCTCTACCTTCACCAAATTACTAAATCAACGCTAGCCCTAAAGCTATTTCGGGGAGAACCAGCTATCTCTGAGTTCGATTGGAATTTCACCCCTAGCCACAAGTCATCCAAACACTTTTCAACGTGTCCTGGTTCGGTCCTCCATTTAGTTTTACCTAAACTTCAACCTGCTCATGGCTAGCTCACTTCAGTTTCGGGTCTATGACATGCAACTAAACGCCCTATTAAGACTCGCTTTCGCTACGGCTCCGTTCCTTAAAACTTAACCTTGCTCC is a window encoding:
- a CDS encoding HAD-IC family P-type ATPase yields the protein MNESLNNPNIATKKNLKGLTNKQVEQKKNAGQVNASNYKNSKSIKDILFSNFLNYLNLLILIVALIIIFIEQYEHLFFLVVSLTNFFISVIQEIKAKITLDKVSLLMKSYSQVIRNSQKEKVFSSDLVLEDLLFLEAGEQIVADAKVKSGVLEVNESLLTGESKLVVKKENDFLYSGSYVVSGQSYAEIVAVGSDMYIEKVSQEAKKYKKPITPLMQSLSSLIKTIIIFVTLFAIILAFFAFNKENNKISDFRQNSLLGLCGMMIAMLPLGLFLLTNISLAVGFVRLAKQKTYAQNLFGIEMLAQINTLCLDKTGTITDGTMQVKKVIPYHPKEFDFAKLMNSFLSACPTSNSTYNALINKFSPNTFAPSTLYQISQSLPFSSARKYSAVEFKNLGTIFLGAPEFILKNNFHLIKKDFETHTQLGYRVLLLAKSAEPCISQINCKHQKLHDIPCIPLALIIIEDTIKKDAVTTIDFFQKNGVCVKVISGDNHVAVSQIAQRVGIIDAYKTISLEGLSDQEVIQIATQYNVFGRTSPQQKKILIQTFKQTGQKVAMTGDGVNDILALKEADLSIAMASGSQATCNIANLVLMDSNFSSMPKVVFEGRRIINNLDKISILFFTKTIIAFMLAIAVIFFNFLRLPCYYPLSPLKLQFVMDYWSIGIPSLFLSFEKNNEIISENFLLNNLKKAFPYASLAFISYVLTFGLQIGFTSTHSPDFKQLEIVSNFVILLSTFILFIVLFRISKPLNLTKLLLFLAMLTGFTTASFILDVFEEMSQFGNLEKFLLVLIIILSLIITQISQKTRPTKTTKSKENK
- a CDS encoding polyribonucleotide nucleotidyltransferase — protein: MLKKVFETTNLKDSFQVEIGTYARNVDSSILVRYQDTVVLTTMVFSRKPNNLDFLPLTVIYQEKLYAAGKIPGSFLRREGRSNDHEILTSRLIDRSLRPLFPDYFQQEVQVINTVLSLDPDFKSELASMLGSSLSLLISEIPFFEAISGVYVGKINNEFIINPTLQQLANSTLHLIVAGTKHNVTMIEAHANEVSEQDFLEAINFAHQYIKKLCLFQENIKQQFAPVKMTKTLHQTEQIQQQSFFAKNHSQVKQAILSCNSKNDLQQLKEQILDQAKQTPFFKTIDAITVFDYEAHKKHLQITENLFQKLSKQEMRSLILQEKIRPDKRELEEIRTLESQIDLLPRAHGSALFTRGKTQSLAAVTLGCLSESKIIDGLSDEQNKRFMLHYNFPPFSVGAVGRYTAPSRREIGHGTLAEKAISQVLPEEKDFPYTIRVVSEILESNGSSSQATVCSSSLALMASGVPLKKAVAGISVGLVFDQETNKYVILSDIQGLEDHVGDMDLKIAGTNKGITALQMDLKIQGIPFKILQEAFLQAKKGRLHILEQMNQTISQPRLEVSKYAPKVCMMQIKPEKIRDIIGSGGKIINQIIESHDGVKIDIEQDGRVFVMHSNLETVKKTVAFIESLIQEIQVGTCYQASILRFLSDKQGKMIGAVAQVCPGIEGLIHVNKMKFQKITDVLKIGETVLVKCTKINERGRIDFLLLPKKTQEKNS